A window of Candidatus Rokuibacteriota bacterium contains these coding sequences:
- a CDS encoding plasmid pRiA4b ORF-3 family protein, producing MTPTARTPRRHLSVAPREDAVYLLRITLEAVEPPVWRRVQVPGSITLERLHTVIQKAMGWRDVHLHEFEVGGRRYGQPEPDEPHYKVEPEWKLTLRGAAPIEGARFRYVYDLGDGWGHEVLVEAIQAPAAPFKYPVCLAGERACPPEDCGGAPGYANLLDVLRDRTHPEHRDMLAWVGRGFDPERFDLAAVNRKLKLLK from the coding sequence ATGACGCCGACTGCACGGACTCCGAGACGCCATCTCTCCGTCGCTCCTCGCGAGGACGCGGTTTACCTTCTCAGGATCACGCTCGAGGCAGTCGAACCGCCGGTGTGGCGCCGCGTCCAGGTGCCCGGTTCCATCACGCTCGAGCGGCTTCACACGGTCATTCAGAAAGCCATGGGCTGGCGCGACGTGCATCTCCACGAGTTCGAAGTCGGCGGCAGGCGCTACGGCCAGCCGGAGCCGGACGAGCCGCACTACAAAGTAGAGCCCGAGTGGAAGCTGACACTGCGCGGAGCCGCGCCGATCGAAGGCGCGCGGTTCCGCTACGTCTACGACCTCGGCGACGGGTGGGGTCACGAGGTGCTGGTGGAGGCGATCCAGGCTCCCGCGGCTCCGTTCAAGTATCCCGTGTGCCTGGCAGGTGAGCGCGCCTGTCCGCCCGAGGACTGCGGCGGCGCGCCCGGCTACGCGAACCTGCTCGACGTGCTGCGCGACCGCACCCACCCCGAGCACAGGGACATGCTCGCCTGGGTGGGCCGCGGTTTCGACCCCGAGCGCTTCGACCTGGCCGCCGTCAACCGCAAGCTGAAGCTGCTGAAGTGA
- a CDS encoding NUDIX hydrolase: MGARDERVVQAAGGVIVRHAPRGEIRVLLVHRPHRKDWTFPKGKLEAGESHERCALREVEEETGLRCKLGTELATSSYTNGKGRPKVVRYWIMEPGNGRAEPRNEVDAVRWTSLEEAATLLTYPRDREILTAFAAAVR, translated from the coding sequence ATGGGCGCGAGGGATGAGCGGGTCGTCCAGGCCGCGGGCGGCGTCATCGTGAGGCATGCTCCGCGCGGCGAGATCCGGGTCCTCCTCGTCCACCGGCCTCATCGCAAAGACTGGACCTTCCCCAAGGGCAAGCTCGAAGCGGGCGAGTCACACGAGCGCTGCGCGCTCCGCGAGGTCGAGGAGGAGACAGGCCTGCGCTGCAAGCTGGGCACCGAGCTGGCGACCTCTTCATACACGAACGGCAAGGGCCGGCCCAAGGTCGTCCGCTACTGGATCATGGAGCCGGGCAACGGCCGGGCCGAGCCGCGCAACGAGGTGGACGCGGTCCGCTGGACCTCCCTCGAGGAGGCCGCCACCCTCCTCACCTACCCGCGCGACCGCGAGATCCTGACGGCCTTCGCCGCCGCAGTGCGCTGA
- a CDS encoding type II toxin-antitoxin system HicB family antitoxin, with protein MQYFTFETVIEKEAEDEGYSAYSPSLPGCFSNGRTVEEAKGNIRDAIQQHLQSLLAHRH; from the coding sequence GTGCAGTACTTCACCTTCGAAACCGTGATTGAGAAGGAAGCCGAAGACGAGGGCTACTCGGCCTACAGCCCAAGTCTGCCCGGCTGCTTCAGCAACGGCCGGACCGTGGAGGAGGCCAAGGGGAATATACGCGACGCCATCCAGCAACACCTCCAGTCTCTCCTGGCCCACCGGCATTGA
- a CDS encoding DEAD/DEAH box helicase family protein — protein sequence MSLGESDTRAKLIDPALHACGWTEDLIRREETAGAVEMVEGQARRRAKGRADYTLRVRVNQASQPVAVSLIEAKAEHLPPAHGLEQAKAYAACRRLNVQFVFSSNGHLFVEFDRSTGFTTKPRPLTQFPTPADLRARYEQAMGFSLESPEARPLLARYPGGEASRYYFQDAAIRAVLEKLAGGEKKALLSLATGAGKTRIAVYLLKRIADAGQLKRALFLCDRDELRSQGLGAFQNVFGADAAEVSSGKPQKNARILIATYQTLDVDTDEADANFLTTHYPKNYFSHIVIDECHRSAWGKWSQVLTRNPDAVQIGLTATPREIEWTERSKEAQADAEVSGDNLRHFGEPVYEYDMSQGIDDGYLAACEIVRRDIFLDDKPRPERETGVDEADLVGKQITDARTGEVLATAEARRRYEAHDFEDRLLLPERVAAMCQDLFQHLVATGGPEQKTIVFCARDRHADEVAAALNNLYAQWCKAQGRERLDPYAFKCTAASEGSDLVKDLRGLQRRYFVATTVELLTTGVDVPCVRNIVFFKYVRSPIAFYQMVGRGTRIDMPSGKLMFRVYDYTDATRLFGEKFRSRFTPPRKLTAKVPGPDAPLPEKTILVEGFDVRVTGAGRYIVTSVDGKAMPITVEEYKQRLAERLVEQAPTLEDFRARWISPPERRALMGRLPDAGRAPLLVRTLEEMTDYDLYDVLAELGYGLAPRTRPQRAEAFTYKHERWLATLPAPATATLKALAGQFARSGTDGLESPQVFDTPDVTRAGGLPALKAFGQPADILRQTKERLFAA from the coding sequence ATGTCTCTGGGCGAGTCCGACACACGGGCCAAGCTGATCGACCCGGCGCTCCACGCCTGCGGGTGGACGGAAGACCTTATCCGACGCGAGGAGACGGCGGGGGCAGTGGAGATGGTCGAAGGGCAGGCCCGGCGGCGCGCCAAGGGGCGGGCTGACTACACCCTGCGGGTCAGGGTGAACCAGGCGAGCCAGCCTGTGGCCGTGTCGCTCATCGAGGCCAAGGCTGAGCATCTCCCGCCTGCCCACGGCCTCGAGCAGGCCAAGGCCTATGCCGCCTGCCGGCGGCTCAACGTCCAGTTCGTCTTCTCCTCCAATGGCCACCTCTTCGTCGAGTTCGACCGCTCGACGGGTTTCACGACCAAGCCACGGCCACTGACACAGTTTCCCACGCCTGCCGACCTTCGCGCCCGTTACGAGCAGGCGATGGGTTTCAGCCTGGAATCGCCCGAAGCGCGTCCACTCCTCGCGCGCTACCCGGGAGGCGAGGCCAGCCGGTACTACTTCCAGGATGCAGCCATTCGCGCGGTGCTGGAGAAGCTGGCGGGTGGCGAGAAGAAGGCGCTCCTTTCCCTGGCCACAGGCGCGGGGAAGACCCGCATTGCGGTCTACCTACTCAAGCGCATCGCGGATGCGGGGCAGCTCAAGCGTGCCCTCTTTCTCTGCGACCGTGACGAGCTGCGAAGCCAGGGGCTCGGCGCCTTCCAGAACGTCTTCGGCGCCGACGCGGCTGAGGTGTCGAGCGGCAAGCCGCAGAAGAATGCCCGCATCCTCATCGCGACCTACCAGACGCTGGACGTGGATACCGACGAGGCCGACGCCAACTTCCTGACGACTCACTACCCGAAGAACTACTTCAGCCACATCGTGATCGACGAGTGCCACCGCTCGGCCTGGGGTAAGTGGTCGCAGGTGCTCACGCGCAATCCGGACGCTGTCCAGATCGGGCTGACGGCCACGCCGCGCGAGATCGAGTGGACCGAGAGGAGCAAGGAAGCCCAGGCGGACGCCGAGGTCTCGGGCGACAACCTTCGCCACTTCGGCGAGCCGGTCTACGAGTACGACATGAGCCAGGGGATCGACGACGGCTACCTGGCGGCCTGCGAGATCGTCCGCCGAGACATCTTCCTGGACGACAAGCCGCGGCCCGAGCGCGAGACGGGTGTGGACGAAGCTGACCTGGTGGGCAAGCAAATCACGGACGCCCGGACAGGAGAGGTCCTGGCGACGGCCGAGGCGCGCCGGCGTTACGAAGCCCACGACTTCGAGGATCGCTTGCTACTGCCGGAACGCGTGGCCGCCATGTGCCAGGACCTCTTCCAGCACCTGGTCGCCACCGGCGGTCCGGAGCAAAAGACCATCGTCTTCTGCGCGCGCGACCGTCATGCCGACGAAGTGGCCGCGGCTCTGAACAACCTCTACGCTCAATGGTGTAAGGCGCAGGGCCGCGAGCGTCTCGATCCCTACGCCTTCAAGTGCACCGCGGCCTCCGAAGGATCCGACCTAGTCAAGGACCTCCGAGGGCTCCAGCGCCGCTACTTCGTCGCGACGACGGTGGAGTTGCTGACGACCGGCGTGGATGTGCCTTGCGTGCGGAACATCGTCTTTTTCAAGTATGTCCGCTCGCCCATCGCTTTCTATCAGATGGTCGGGCGAGGCACGCGGATCGATATGCCCAGCGGGAAGCTGATGTTCCGCGTCTACGACTACACGGACGCCACCCGGCTCTTCGGCGAGAAGTTCAGGAGCCGTTTCACTCCGCCCCGCAAGCTCACGGCCAAGGTGCCGGGGCCCGACGCGCCGCTGCCCGAGAAGACCATCCTGGTGGAGGGCTTCGACGTGCGCGTGACGGGCGCGGGCCGGTACATCGTGACCAGCGTGGATGGCAAGGCGATGCCGATCACCGTCGAGGAGTACAAGCAGCGTCTAGCGGAGCGATTGGTGGAGCAAGCGCCGACGCTCGAGGACTTCCGCGCCAGGTGGATCAGCCCACCGGAGCGCCGGGCCCTGATGGGCAGGCTGCCCGATGCCGGCCGTGCCCCGTTGCTGGTTCGCACGCTCGAAGAGATGACGGACTACGACCTCTACGACGTGCTTGCCGAGCTGGGCTACGGCCTGGCCCCGCGCACCCGCCCCCAGCGCGCCGAGGCCTTCACCTACAAGCACGAACGCTGGCTCGCGACCCTGCCCGCCCCCGCCACGGCGACGCTCAAGGCCCTGGCCGGCCAGTTCGCCCGCTCAGGCACCGACGGGCTCGAGAGCCCCCAAGTCTTCGACACGCCGGACGTAACTCGTGCAGGCGGGCTCCCCGCTCTCAAGGCTTTCGGTCAACCCGCCGACATCCTGCGCCAGACCAAAGAAAGGCTCTTCGCCGCATGA